One Cucurbita pepo subsp. pepo cultivar mu-cu-16 chromosome LG09, ASM280686v2, whole genome shotgun sequence DNA window includes the following coding sequences:
- the LOC111802593 gene encoding 30S ribosomal protein S21, chloroplastic-like — MDAATTSLTEFFSFLSISKPSTPHLESVSLNFQSLTKPKLARLAAARTRSSVTSSSPESTSPILSVRNYNVLITVDNNDPEEKLVNQFRRQVLRAGILQECKRRRFFENSQAKRKRKARESAKRNRKRRVWKPESRAEEQLKQETTRRKDMDEGDDNWEFYQVDLPYCS; from the exons ATGGACGCCGCTACAACATCTCTCACGGAgttcttctccttcctctccATCTCGAAACCTTCCACTCCACACCTTGAGTCAgtctctttaaattttcagtCTCTTACGAAGCCAAAACTGGCACGGTTGGCTGCCGCCAGGACCAGGAGCTCTGTTACGTCTTCTTCCCCAGAATCTACCTCTCCCATCTTAAGCGTAAGGAATTACAATGTTTTGATCACTGTGGACAATAACGATCCTGAAGAGAAGCTAGTGAATCAGTTCAGGAGACAGGTTTTGAGAGCTGGAATCTTGCAGGAGTGTAAGAGGAGAAGATTTTTTGAGAACAGCCAGGCGAAGAGAAAGAGGAAAGCTAGAGAATCCGCAAAAAGGAATCGCAAGAG AAGGGTTTGGAAGCCTGAATCAAGAGCTGAGGAGCAGCTAAAACAGGAAACCACTCGGAGGAAGGATATGGATGAGGGAGATGACAACTGGGAGTTCTACCAAGTAGACCTTCCTTACTGTTCATAG
- the LOC111802479 gene encoding uncharacterized protein LOC111802479 — translation MSSEVEACPECTKRCLHLHRKTNSLSSVTSFFKVMFGDRFSEVLYFPPVFAATVSRLVNKKVVLEDSLGQQWKVTVSNCEGSLAFREGWSAFSSEHSLEIGDFLTFNHIMDLHFNVTIYTKTGCEKEFANKSNMRKRTRSNCPVLETTNEGLTYPQASCPSVGSGSNVALSQDKCCATCYRDLNLNLNQDKRPKYQSSNERNGSLCKADIVDYSYAFINQNKDVGLEENRSPLFDLFSMEMQTTNFCVNEITTKKVAGDELNPNRASTSLNAAIDVSRINNARVDIKGDKSLCFEEADIKRSVSDNNPCHDKTIEVPFITSATNSDRNVERFCDMPLKSVKDCQNIPAVCDTPSTITRHDHQESNNKHTFPIDHSHGMKLEYPPISLEVKKCPHGDVKKTTKTDMNNYEDFIGQISVSKVKEELLEKSNQSGSDGNDSNADSIATRAHVSCIVAKDTLSFLELPTSLQSPCSRARKNPEKRRLVFLRDPRKRLWPILYHEMPNVHVLTSGWEAFCSANKIQSGDECLFHVEDELERIYEVRVRKCKN, via the exons ATGAGCAGCGAGGTAGAAGCCTGTCCAGAATGCACCAAAAGATGCTTACATCTTCATAGAAAGACAAATAGTTTATCATCTGTAACTTCGTTCTTCAAAGTTATGTTTGGCGATCGCTTTTCCGAAGTTTTG TACTTCCCACCCGTGTTTGCTGCTACGGTGTCGAGGTTggttaataaaaaagttgttCTTGAGGATTCTCTTGGGCAACAATGGAAGGTAACAGTTTCCAATTGTGAAGGATCTCTTGCGTTTCGAGAAGGGTGGAGTGCGTTTTCATCAGAGCATAGCTTAGAAATTGGGGATTTTTTGACCTTCAATCACATCATGGACTTGCACTTCAATGTTACTATCTACACGAAAACTGGTTGCGAAAAGGAGTTTGCTAACAAAAGCAATATGAGGAAAAGAACTAGAAGTAATTGTCCTGTACTTGAGACAACTAATGAAGGTTTGACCTATCCACAAGCTTCCTGCCCCTCTGTGGGTTCTGGATCCAATGTGGCACTGTCTCAAGATAAATGTTGCGCGACTTGTTATcgagacttgaatttgaacttGAACCAGGACAAAAGGCCAAAGTACCAGAGCAGTAATGAACGGAACGGATCTCTCTGTAAAGCAGACATTGTTGATTATTCGTACGCTTTCATCAACCAAAACAAGGACGTAGGACTGGAGGAAAACAGAAGTCCCTTATTCGACTTGTTTTCCATGGAAATGCAGACGACTAATTTCTGCGTCAATGAGATTACCACGAAGAAAGTTGCTGGGGATGAATTAAATCCTAACCGTGCTTCCACGTCATTAAACGCTGCAATTGATGTCAGCCGAATTAACAATGCTCGGGTTGATATAAAAGGAGATAAAAGTCTGTGTTTTGAGGAGGCTGACATAAAGAGGAGTGTCTCTGATAACAATCCTTGCCACGATAAGACCATCGAGGTTCCTTTTATTACGTCTGCAACTAATTCTGATAGAAATGTGGAGCGTTTTTGTGACATGCCATTAAAAAGTGTAAAAGACTGCCAGAATATACCAGCAGTATGCGACACACCATCAA CAATTACAAGACATGATCATCAGGAGTCTAATAATAAACATACTTTTCCCATCGACCATTCCCATGGCATGAAACTCGAGTATCCTCCAATTTCCCTGGAGGTTAAAAAGTGTCCGCACG GGGACGTCAAAAAGACCACTAAAACAGACATGAACAACTATGAAGACTTCATTGGACAAATAT CGGTGTCAAAAGTGAAGGAGGAGCTCCTCGAAAAGTCTAACCAAAGTGGTAGTGATGGTAATGACAGTAATGCAGATTCGATAGCAACTCGAGCCCACGTCTCCTGCATAGTGGCTAAAGATACTCTATCGTTTCTG GAGCTACCGACGAGTTTGCAGTCCCCATGTTCAAGAGCCCGAAAAAATCCAGAGAAGAGAAGGTTAGTGTTTCTTCGGGATCCGAGGAAGAGATTGTGGCCGATTCTTTACCACGAGATGCCGAATGTTCATGTTCTAACAAGTGGGTGGGAAGCTTTTTGTTCtgcaaataaaattcaatcaGGGGACGAGTGTTTATTTCACGTCGAGGACGAGCTTGAACGCATATATGAAGTACGCGTTCGGAAATGTAAAAATTAG